In Hoeflea ulvae, one genomic interval encodes:
- a CDS encoding heme lyase CcmF/NrfE family subunit: MITEIGHFALILALAVSIVQSIAPLIGARRRDAALMAIGPMAALTALMLVAISFFALTNAYVTSDFSVQNVVENSHSLKPMLYKITGVWGNHEGSMLLWVLILTLFSGLVALFGRNLPDTLKANVLSVQAWITVAFLLFVLLTSNPFIRLDQAPVEGNDLNPILQDIGLAIHPPLLYLGYVGFSISFAFAIAALIEGRIDAAWARWVRPWTLTAWIFLTAGISMGSYWAYYELGWGGWWFWDPVENASFMPWLVGTALLHSALVMEKREALKIWTVLLAILTFSFSLLGTFLVRSGVLTSVHAFATDPTRGVFILGILVIFIGGALALFGFRAGTLKAGGMFAPISREGALVLNNLFLTTAAATVLIGTLYPLLLEAVTGTKISVGPPFFNLTFGPLMLPLLLAVPFGPLLAWKRGDLAGAAHRLYFAIGIAMLVGLGVVFLKTGAPVLAGIGIALGVFLILGALTDLALRAGIGRVGARVAWSRLAGLPRSAFGSALGHMGLGVTVIGVVAASVFSTETVVTMDPGDTVSAGGYELRFDGLEDVTGANFTAQSGEFTVSRGGVEVAKVASSKRFYPARRMPTTEAGILTFGASQLYVALGDPEANGGLVVRVWWKSWVTFIWYGTILMVLGGILSLSDRRLRIGAPNRANAGKVAKKAAGATA, from the coding sequence ATGATCACAGAAATCGGCCATTTCGCCCTCATTCTTGCCCTGGCGGTGTCCATCGTCCAGTCGATCGCGCCCTTGATCGGCGCGCGCCGCCGCGATGCCGCGCTGATGGCGATCGGCCCGATGGCGGCACTGACCGCGCTGATGCTGGTGGCGATCTCGTTCTTTGCGCTGACCAATGCCTATGTCACGTCCGATTTCTCGGTGCAGAACGTGGTCGAGAACTCGCATTCGCTCAAGCCGATGCTCTACAAGATCACTGGTGTCTGGGGCAATCACGAAGGCTCGATGCTGCTCTGGGTGTTGATCCTGACGCTGTTTTCCGGCCTTGTCGCCTTGTTCGGCCGCAATCTGCCCGACACGCTGAAGGCCAATGTGCTTTCGGTCCAGGCCTGGATCACGGTGGCGTTCCTGCTGTTCGTGCTGCTGACCTCGAACCCGTTCATCCGGCTTGACCAGGCCCCGGTGGAGGGCAATGACCTCAACCCGATCCTGCAGGATATCGGCCTGGCGATCCATCCTCCGCTGCTCTATCTCGGTTATGTCGGGTTTTCGATCTCCTTCGCCTTTGCCATTGCGGCGCTGATCGAGGGACGGATCGACGCCGCCTGGGCGCGCTGGGTGCGGCCCTGGACGCTGACAGCCTGGATCTTCCTCACCGCCGGCATTTCGATGGGCAGCTACTGGGCCTATTACGAACTCGGCTGGGGTGGCTGGTGGTTCTGGGATCCGGTTGAAAACGCCTCCTTCATGCCCTGGCTGGTGGGCACGGCGCTGCTGCATTCGGCGCTGGTGATGGAAAAGCGCGAGGCGCTGAAGATCTGGACGGTGTTGCTCGCCATCCTGACCTTCTCTTTCTCGCTGCTCGGCACCTTCCTGGTCCGCTCCGGCGTTCTGACATCGGTGCATGCCTTTGCCACCGACCCGACCCGTGGCGTGTTCATTCTGGGCATTCTGGTAATCTTCATCGGCGGCGCGCTGGCACTGTTCGGATTCCGGGCCGGGACGCTGAAGGCCGGCGGCATGTTCGCGCCGATTTCGCGCGAGGGCGCGCTGGTTCTCAACAATCTGTTCCTGACCACGGCGGCTGCCACCGTGCTGATCGGCACGCTCTACCCGCTGTTGCTGGAGGCCGTCACCGGCACCAAGATTTCGGTCGGGCCGCCGTTCTTCAATCTGACCTTCGGTCCGCTGATGCTGCCCTTGCTGCTGGCCGTGCCCTTCGGGCCGTTGCTGGCCTGGAAGCGCGGCGATCTGGCGGGGGCGGCGCACCGGCTCTATTTCGCCATCGGCATTGCCATGCTGGTGGGCCTGGGTGTCGTCTTCCTCAAAACCGGCGCGCCGGTGCTGGCCGGTATCGGCATCGCGCTGGGCGTGTTCCTGATCCTGGGAGCCTTGACCGATCTGGCGCTGCGTGCAGGCATCGGCCGGGTTGGCGCCCGCGTGGCCTGGAGCCGACTGGCCGGGCTGCCGCGGTCGGCATTCGGCTCCGCGCTTGGTCACATGGGACTGGGTGTCACCGTGATCGGCGTTGTCGCCGCCAGCGTGTTTTCGACCGAAACCGTCGTCACCATGGATCCCGGCGACACGGTTTCCGCGGGCGGTTATGAGCTGCGCTTTGACGGTCTCGAAGATGTGACCGGCGCCAATTTCACCGCCCAGTCCGGCGAGTTCACGGTTTCGCGTGGCGGCGTCGAGGTGGCAAAGGTGGCATCGTCGAAACGTTTCTACCCGGCGCGCCGCATGCCAACGACCGAGGCCGGCATTCTGACCTTCGGCGCCAGCCAGCTTTACGTGGCACTTGGCGATCCCGAGGCCAATGGCGGGCTGGTGGTTCGGGTCTGGTGGAAGTCCTGGGTCACCTTCATCTGGTACGGGACGATCCTGATGGTGCTGGGCGGCATTCTGTCCCTTTCGGACCGCCGTCTGCGCATCGGCGCGCCCAACCGTGCCAATGCCGGAAAGGTGGCCAAGAAAGCTGCCGGGGCCACCGCATGA
- a CDS encoding cytochrome c-type biogenesis protein translates to MLRQFLAAAALMLALIGPAAAVNPDEVLADPALEARARTLSLEFRCLVCQNQSIDDSNAELARDLRFLVRERLVAGDSDQDVIDYVVSRYGEFVLLKPRFSMQTVLLWGAPVLIFLIGATVMLVNGRGRNQTTATGGGDGLSHAEQAELAKLLKDRDQQA, encoded by the coding sequence CTGCTGCGTCAATTCCTTGCCGCAGCCGCGCTGATGCTGGCGCTGATCGGCCCGGCGGCGGCCGTCAATCCCGACGAGGTGCTGGCGGATCCGGCGCTCGAGGCGCGGGCGCGGACGCTGTCGCTGGAATTTCGCTGCCTGGTTTGCCAGAACCAGTCGATTGACGATTCCAATGCCGAACTGGCCCGCGATCTGCGGTTCCTGGTGCGTGAACGGCTGGTGGCAGGCGACAGCGATCAGGACGTGATCGATTACGTGGTCTCGCGCTATGGCGAATTTGTGCTGCTCAAGCCGCGGTTTTCGATGCAGACGGTGTTGTTGTGGGGCGCTCCGGTTCTGATCTTTCTGATCGGCGCCACGGTGATGCTGGTCAATGGCCGCGGCAGGAACCAGACAACCGCCACCGGCGGCGGCGACGGGCTGAGCCACGCCGAACAGGCCGAGCTCGCGAAACTGTTGAAAGACCGTGATCAGCAAGCCTGA
- a CDS encoding bifunctional alpha/beta hydrolase/OsmC family protein, with amino-acid sequence MTAHTIKAEFTGHSGAKLAARLDLPAGSIRAWALFAHCFTCSKDTLAARRISGELARAGIAVMRFDFTGLGSSGGDFASTNFSSNLEDLRAAADWLAVHYDAPEILVGHSLGGAAVLAIAGDLKSVRAVATIGAPAEASHVIENFQSHIDEITTGGEAAVSLGGRPFTIQRQFVEDLNAISLAEKIGRMKTALLVLHGPRDQVVGIDNAAAIFTAAKHPKSFVSLDDADHMLSDPADANYAAGIIASWAARYLPVEAPRRDDAPVEDVVVGETGQGKFQVSVQAGPHRMLADEPASVGGADTGPSPYDLMSAGLGACTAMTLRMYARLKKIDLGLVTVTVRHNKVHAADCLECTESERANGGKIDRFERVISIDGGTPASLADKIAEIANKCPVHRTLEHGAKVVTTVE; translated from the coding sequence ATGACGGCACACACCATCAAGGCGGAGTTTACGGGCCATTCCGGCGCCAAACTGGCGGCGCGGCTGGATTTGCCCGCCGGTTCAATCCGCGCCTGGGCCTTGTTTGCCCATTGCTTCACCTGCTCCAAGGACACGCTGGCGGCGCGCCGTATATCAGGTGAACTGGCGCGCGCCGGCATTGCCGTGATGCGGTTCGATTTTACCGGCCTGGGCTCGAGCGGCGGCGACTTCGCCTCGACCAATTTCTCGTCCAATTTGGAAGATCTGCGCGCTGCCGCCGACTGGCTGGCCGTCCATTACGACGCCCCGGAAATCCTTGTCGGCCATTCGCTGGGTGGTGCTGCGGTGCTGGCGATTGCCGGTGATCTCAAATCGGTCAGGGCTGTGGCAACCATCGGCGCGCCGGCCGAGGCAAGCCATGTGATCGAGAATTTTCAGAGCCATATTGACGAGATCACCACCGGGGGCGAGGCGGCGGTCAGTCTCGGCGGCCGGCCTTTCACCATCCAGCGCCAGTTTGTCGAGGATCTCAACGCCATCAGCCTGGCCGAAAAGATCGGGCGGATGAAGACCGCGCTGCTGGTGCTGCACGGCCCGCGCGACCAGGTGGTCGGCATCGACAATGCCGCGGCGATCTTCACCGCCGCCAAACACCCCAAGAGCTTCGTGTCGCTCGATGACGCCGATCACATGCTGTCCGACCCGGCTGACGCCAATTATGCCGCCGGGATCATTGCCTCCTGGGCTGCACGCTATCTGCCGGTCGAAGCGCCGCGCCGCGACGATGCGCCGGTCGAGGACGTGGTTGTGGGAGAGACCGGGCAGGGCAAGTTCCAGGTTTCGGTGCAGGCCGGCCCGCACCGGATGCTTGCCGATGAACCGGCCAGCGTTGGAGGCGCCGACACCGGACCCTCGCCCTATGACCTGATGTCGGCGGGACTGGGCGCCTGCACGGCCATGACGCTGCGCATGTATGCGCGGCTGAAGAAGATCGATCTGGGCCTGGTCACGGTGACGGTCAGGCACAACAAGGTGCATGCGGCCGATTGTCTGGAATGCACCGAGAGCGAGCGCGCCAATGGCGGCAAGATCGACCGCTTCGAACGCGTCATTTCGATTGACGGCGGCACGCCCGCGTCCCTTGCCGACAAGATCGCCGAGATTGCCAACAAGTGCCCGGTACACCGAACGCTCGAGCACGGCGCCAAGGTGGTGACCACAGTCGAGTGA
- a CDS encoding Do family serine endopeptidase, with translation MSKASRKFSKGFLSTTAIAGVAAALLATGVPAPTTGAFADAVRVEAPQAPSFADVVDAVSPAVVSVRVQAEVKPVSNDGGFNFDFNGRGFDDLPDDHPMKRFFDQFNRGFGDRQGPDSDRRAERDRRDPDRKKRPGRVRPVSQGSGFFISEDGLLVTNNHVVEDGSAFTVIMDDGTELDAKLIGRDKRTDLAVLKVEEERKFTYVDFADDSKIRVGDWVVAVGNPFGLGGTVTAGIVSARGRDIGAGPYDDFIQVDAAVNRGNSGGPTFNLNGEVIGINTAIFSPSGGNVGIAFAIPATTARAVINDLIADGSVERGWLGVQIQPVTADIAESLGLATEEGALVTEPQPDAPASKAGIAAGDVVTAVNGDTVKGPRELAKMIAAMDPGKAVDITVWRDGKSETIKVELGSLPTDMAAVSPEEDSAPSIPQAEATLDNFGLTVVPAETGNGLVITSVAPDSVAEERGLRAGDVILAVNNKDVTNASDVVSIIDAAAKDGRKAALFQVENENRSRFVALPIDQG, from the coding sequence ATGTCGAAAGCATCACGCAAATTTTCCAAGGGCTTCCTGAGCACGACCGCCATTGCCGGCGTTGCCGCTGCCCTGCTGGCCACCGGCGTTCCGGCACCGACCACCGGCGCCTTCGCCGACGCCGTGCGCGTTGAGGCGCCACAGGCACCGAGTTTCGCCGATGTCGTGGACGCCGTATCACCGGCCGTCGTGTCGGTTCGCGTCCAGGCCGAAGTCAAGCCCGTCTCCAATGACGGCGGTTTCAATTTCGATTTCAACGGCAGGGGGTTCGACGACCTTCCTGATGATCACCCGATGAAGCGGTTCTTCGATCAGTTCAACCGCGGTTTTGGCGACAGGCAGGGTCCTGACAGCGACCGTCGCGCCGAGCGTGACCGTCGCGATCCGGACCGGAAGAAGCGCCCCGGCCGGGTTCGTCCGGTAAGCCAGGGCTCGGGCTTCTTCATCTCCGAAGATGGCCTGCTGGTCACCAACAACCACGTGGTTGAAGACGGCTCCGCCTTCACCGTGATCATGGATGACGGCACCGAGCTTGATGCCAAGCTGATCGGCCGCGACAAGCGCACCGATCTGGCCGTGCTCAAGGTCGAGGAAGAGCGCAAGTTCACCTATGTCGATTTCGCCGATGACTCCAAGATCCGCGTTGGCGACTGGGTTGTGGCTGTGGGCAATCCCTTCGGTCTCGGCGGCACTGTGACTGCGGGCATCGTTTCCGCACGTGGCCGTGACATCGGCGCCGGCCCCTATGATGATTTCATCCAGGTGGATGCGGCCGTCAACCGCGGCAATTCCGGTGGCCCGACCTTCAATCTCAACGGTGAAGTGATCGGCATCAACACCGCGATCTTCTCGCCGTCGGGCGGCAATGTCGGCATTGCCTTTGCCATTCCCGCCACGACCGCGCGTGCGGTCATCAATGACCTGATCGCCGACGGATCTGTCGAGCGCGGCTGGCTTGGCGTGCAGATCCAGCCGGTGACAGCCGATATCGCCGAATCGCTTGGTCTCGCCACCGAGGAAGGCGCGCTTGTCACCGAACCGCAGCCGGATGCACCGGCCTCCAAGGCTGGCATTGCCGCCGGTGACGTGGTCACGGCTGTCAATGGCGACACGGTCAAGGGTCCGCGCGAGCTGGCCAAGATGATCGCTGCCATGGATCCGGGCAAGGCTGTGGACATCACGGTCTGGCGCGACGGCAAGAGCGAGACCATCAAGGTCGAGCTGGGTTCGCTTCCCACGGACATGGCCGCTGTTTCTCCCGAAGAGGATTCGGCACCGTCGATCCCGCAGGCTGAAGCCACGCTCGACAATTTCGGCCTGACAGTGGTTCCTGCCGAGACCGGCAACGGACTGGTCATCACCTCGGTGGCGCCTGACAGCGTTGCCGAAGAGCGCGGCCTGCGCGCCGGTGATGTGATCCTGGCCGTCAACAACAAGGACGTGACCAATGCATCCGACGTGGTGAGCATCATCGATGCCGCCGCCAAGGACGGCCGCAAGGCCGCCCTGTTCCAGGTGGAGAACGAGAACCGCTCGCGGTTTGTCGCCCTGCCGATCGACCAGGGCTGA
- a CDS encoding response regulator transcription factor, whose protein sequence is MKILIIEDDLETAAYLSKAFREAGITVDHASDGDSGFFLASENSYDALVVDRMLPKRDGLSIISELRGNGDDTPALILSALGQVDDRVTGLRAGGDDYLTKPYAFSELLARIEVLGRRKGGRDQETTYRVGDLELDRLSHEVRRAGQLIPLQPREYRLLEYLMKNAGQVVTRTMLLEHVWDYHFDPQTNVIDVHISRLRSKIEKDFGEPLLRTVRGAGYMMKAGG, encoded by the coding sequence ATGAAGATTCTCATTATCGAAGACGATCTGGAAACCGCGGCCTATCTGTCGAAGGCATTCCGGGAGGCCGGAATCACCGTTGATCACGCCAGCGATGGCGATTCAGGATTTTTTCTCGCTTCTGAAAACAGCTATGACGCCCTCGTGGTCGATCGCATGCTGCCCAAGCGGGACGGGCTGTCGATCATCAGCGAGTTGCGCGGCAATGGCGATGATACCCCGGCGCTGATCCTTTCGGCCCTGGGCCAGGTGGATGACCGGGTGACCGGCCTGCGCGCCGGTGGCGACGACTATCTGACCAAGCCCTATGCATTCTCCGAACTGCTGGCGCGCATCGAGGTGCTTGGCCGACGCAAGGGCGGCCGCGACCAGGAAACCACCTACCGGGTCGGCGATCTCGAACTCGACCGGCTGAGCCACGAGGTCCGACGCGCCGGCCAGCTGATCCCGCTGCAGCCGCGCGAATACCGGCTGCTTGAATATCTGATGAAGAATGCCGGGCAGGTGGTGACCCGCACCATGCTGCTCGAACATGTCTGGGATTACCATTTCGATCCGCAGACCAATGTCATCGATGTCCACATCTCGCGGCTGCGCTCGAAGATCGAGAAGGATTTCGGCGAACCGCTGCTGCGCACCGTGCGCGGCGCCGGATACATGATGAAAGCCGGAGGCTAG
- a CDS encoding sensor histidine kinase gives MNRLRAMLSTTAVRLSALYLGLFALCAIALVFYVTAISEGMQRDRTQNTVGNELRIVAGAYRRGGVAGLVRVIERRSRQPGANLYAIATPTGDLIAGNIESLQPGVLDAEGWSAEPFRYQRIGETANENHRALAQVVFLPNGMRLMVGRDIGEREQVRGLVRQALVMALAIMFVGALAIWFFVGRRALRRIDHMSNASKKILAGDLSQRLPVNGSGDEFDRLSLSLNTMLGRIERLNEGLRQVSDNIAHDLKTPLTRMRNRAEAALASDGGPEAHHEALEQMIADSDQLIRTFNALLMISRVEAGSSTAQMSLVDLSGLAQDAAELYEPVAEEEGVTLTARIAPGITINGNRELLAQALSNLIDNAIKYVGDAPAPKIAVTLSRTGGEVLLSVRDNGPGVPAERREDVVKRFVRLDESRSKPGTGLGLSLVQAVAALHGGRLVLDDETPEAKDYPGLAVTMALPGGHDQDASNRTAFQA, from the coding sequence ATGAACCGGCTGCGCGCCATGTTGTCGACCACTGCGGTGCGGTTGTCGGCGCTGTATCTGGGGTTGTTCGCGCTATGCGCCATCGCGCTGGTGTTTTATGTCACCGCCATTTCCGAAGGCATGCAGCGGGACCGGACCCAGAACACCGTCGGCAACGAGTTGCGCATCGTCGCCGGCGCCTACAGGCGCGGCGGCGTCGCCGGGCTGGTCCGGGTCATCGAACGCCGCTCCCGCCAGCCGGGCGCCAATCTGTATGCCATCGCCACCCCCACCGGTGACCTGATCGCCGGCAATATCGAATCGCTGCAGCCCGGCGTGCTCGATGCCGAGGGCTGGAGCGCCGAGCCGTTTCGCTACCAGCGCATCGGCGAGACCGCCAATGAAAACCACCGGGCGCTGGCCCAGGTGGTGTTCTTGCCCAACGGCATGCGGCTGATGGTCGGCCGCGATATCGGCGAGCGCGAGCAGGTCCGGGGCCTGGTTCGGCAGGCGCTGGTGATGGCGCTGGCGATCATGTTTGTCGGCGCCCTGGCGATCTGGTTCTTTGTCGGACGCCGCGCGCTCAGGCGCATCGATCACATGTCCAATGCCAGCAAGAAGATCCTCGCCGGCGACCTGTCGCAGCGCCTGCCGGTCAATGGCTCCGGCGATGAATTCGACCGGCTGAGCCTGTCGCTCAACACCATGCTGGGCCGCATCGAGCGGCTTAATGAGGGGCTGAGGCAGGTTTCCGACAACATTGCCCATGATCTCAAGACGCCGCTGACCAGGATGCGCAACCGCGCCGAAGCGGCGCTGGCCAGCGATGGCGGGCCGGAGGCCCATCATGAAGCGCTCGAACAGATGATCGCCGACAGCGATCAACTGATCCGCACGTTCAATGCGCTGCTGATGATCAGTCGCGTCGAGGCGGGATCTTCGACGGCGCAGATGAGCCTGGTCGATCTGTCCGGGCTGGCCCAGGATGCGGCCGAGCTTTACGAGCCGGTTGCCGAGGAAGAAGGGGTGACGCTGACCGCCCGGATTGCGCCGGGCATCACCATCAATGGCAACCGCGAATTGCTGGCCCAGGCGCTGTCCAACCTGATCGACAATGCCATCAAATATGTCGGTGATGCACCGGCGCCGAAGATTGCGGTGACGCTGTCCCGCACAGGCGGCGAGGTTCTCCTGAGCGTGCGCGACAACGGCCCCGGCGTTCCCGCCGAGCGGCGCGAGGATGTCGTCAAGCGCTTCGTCAGGCTTGATGAAAGCCGTTCAAAACCCGGCACCGGGTTGGGATTGAGTCTTGTCCAGGCGGTGGCGGCGCTGCATGGTGGACGGCTCGTGCTGGATGACGAGACGCCAGAGGCCAAGGATTATCCCGGTCTCGCCGTCACCATGGCACTGCCGGGGGGACATGACCAAGACGCCAGCAACCGGACTGCTTTCCAGGCTTGA
- a CDS encoding response regulator: MKKKVVVVDDNMFDISMLRRGLRAAGADVDLIEVSDSGQAINVIASEVPALAIVDLSMPEPDGFAVLSAVRSDERMNETRVMMLSGSTSMPDREKAEDLGVNWYRVKPDSLDGYRDLGSEIMEFVHDRGLAPG; encoded by the coding sequence ATGAAGAAGAAAGTGGTCGTCGTAGACGACAACATGTTTGACATTTCCATGCTGCGCCGCGGATTGCGTGCTGCAGGCGCGGATGTCGATCTGATCGAGGTCAGCGACAGCGGTCAGGCCATCAATGTCATCGCCAGCGAGGTTCCCGCGCTGGCCATCGTCGATCTGAGCATGCCCGAGCCGGACGGTTTTGCGGTGCTGTCGGCGGTCCGTTCCGATGAGCGGATGAATGAGACACGGGTGATGATGCTGTCGGGGTCGACGTCGATGCCCGACCGCGAAAAGGCCGAAGATCTTGGAGTGAACTGGTATCGGGTCAAGCCCGATTCCCTTGACGGCTATCGCGATCTGGGCTCGGAGATCATGGAATTCGTTCACGACCGGGGCTTGGCGCCCGGTTGA
- a CDS encoding PAS domain-containing sensor histidine kinase, with the protein MTDIRAEFELMMDQLCFPVFMIDVDAAGEFSFRALNAHHMAVTGLSNARVKGQKVRDVLPPRLAATITANYAKCVDSRAPYKYEELLNFETGEIWWLTTLSPVFDDRDVVVGVIGIAENITSYKERQFHALNSVVESKRLSEEISLFTGLAAHDLRGPLRQIRLVTELIEDGFVDMGDGKLELLTMVKQVSDTALEKLDEVLQHARSFMGETDTKTQVDFGHLCSDLVAILDPLSRIDVTYPDAHIVVESVALQVELRNILDNALKHASSKVLIELRTPETARRMLEIRVSDDGPGFTNPNDVIELMKSPPSDDRGFGLETVARLAMSRGGRVWMAEPEFGTGTTICWTIDAVLLDSAAGAAWDVPPQQA; encoded by the coding sequence ATGACAGACATCAGGGCCGAATTCGAACTGATGATGGATCAGCTGTGCTTCCCGGTTTTCATGATTGACGTCGACGCCGCCGGAGAATTCTCCTTCCGCGCGCTCAACGCGCATCACATGGCTGTGACCGGCCTGAGCAACGCACGGGTCAAGGGACAGAAGGTCCGTGATGTGCTGCCGCCGCGCCTGGCCGCCACGATCACCGCCAATTACGCCAAATGCGTCGACAGCCGAGCGCCCTACAAATACGAGGAACTGCTCAATTTCGAGACCGGCGAGATCTGGTGGCTGACCACGCTGTCGCCGGTATTTGACGACCGCGACGTGGTGGTCGGCGTCATCGGCATCGCCGAGAACATCACTTCCTACAAGGAACGCCAGTTTCATGCGCTCAACTCGGTGGTCGAATCAAAACGGCTGAGCGAGGAAATCAGCCTGTTCACCGGCCTGGCCGCGCATGATCTGCGCGGGCCGTTGCGACAGATCCGGCTGGTGACGGAACTGATCGAGGACGGCTTCGTCGACATGGGCGACGGCAAGCTCGAACTGCTGACCATGGTCAAGCAGGTGTCAGACACAGCACTTGAAAAGCTCGACGAGGTGCTGCAGCACGCCCGCTCCTTCATGGGCGAGACCGACACCAAGACGCAGGTTGATTTCGGGCATCTCTGCTCGGATCTGGTCGCCATTCTTGACCCGCTGTCACGGATCGACGTCACTTATCCGGACGCGCATATCGTCGTCGAATCCGTCGCCCTCCAGGTGGAGTTGCGCAACATTCTCGACAACGCGCTCAAGCACGCATCCTCGAAGGTCCTCATCGAGCTCAGGACACCGGAGACGGCCAGGCGGATGCTGGAAATCCGGGTGTCGGATGATGGACCGGGCTTTACCAATCCGAATGATGTGATCGAGCTGATGAAGTCGCCGCCGTCTGACGACCGGGGATTCGGGCTGGAAACCGTTGCGCGGCTGGCAATGTCACGCGGCGGACGGGTGTGGATGGCAGAGCCGGAATTCGGCACCGGCACGACAATCTGCTGGACCATCGACGCAGTGCTGCTCGACAGCGCGGCCGGCGCCGCATGGGACGTCCCGCCGCAACAGGCCTGA
- a CDS encoding response regulator has translation MLSILLIDDDPYQHKILSCFLRKKYGADAGFTSAHDLDEALVHLARQSFEVILLDNRLPPYTDFTQTIGDISRLSADSRIYLISADRDTVSQKLCKSHGIVDMIDKFELRDAIAEGLLE, from the coding sequence ATGCTGAGCATATTGCTGATTGATGACGATCCCTACCAGCACAAGATACTGTCCTGTTTTCTGCGCAAGAAATACGGTGCCGACGCCGGCTTCACATCGGCGCACGATCTGGACGAGGCCCTGGTCCATCTCGCCAGGCAATCCTTCGAGGTGATCCTGCTCGACAACAGGTTGCCGCCTTACACGGACTTTACCCAGACGATCGGTGACATCTCCCGGCTGAGCGCGGACAGCAGGATCTATCTGATTTCGGCCGACCGCGACACAGTCAGCCAGAAACTGTGCAAGTCGCACGGCATCGTCGACATGATCGACAAGTTCGAACTGCGCGATGCCATTGCCGAGGGGCTGCTCGAGTAG
- a CDS encoding zinc-binding metallopeptidase family protein: MRRFACPNCSNEVHFRNSECVNCNSRLGYVPAWDQMFFAKPGDTQWHDGATVYKACANRQEIFCNWLVEDGVEDEHCLSCRHTLVIPDLSSPENRDHWASLEEAKRRLFYSIQKFGLGVGDLVNAGDTALRFEFKADTLAPDGKTKRVLTGHEHGLITINVAEADDPTREKYRKAMGEPYRTLIGHFRHEVGHYYWDHLVWNTDKLEPYRAIFGDEREDYGEALKRHYENGAPAGWEATHVSSYACAHSWEDFAESWAHYFHIVDGLETAGWYGLDGHTPDAGLNRTPGGWSDAGPYGAAEFRPLMDAWVPLTVAMNAMNRSIGLGDFYPFVLSDTIFAKLEFIHGLIHDRA; the protein is encoded by the coding sequence ATGCGCCGCTTTGCCTGTCCCAACTGCTCCAACGAAGTGCATTTCCGCAACAGCGAATGCGTCAACTGCAATTCGCGCCTGGGCTATGTGCCGGCCTGGGACCAGATGTTCTTCGCCAAACCCGGAGACACGCAGTGGCATGACGGCGCCACGGTCTACAAGGCATGCGCCAACCGGCAGGAAATCTTCTGCAACTGGCTGGTCGAGGACGGGGTCGAGGACGAGCACTGCCTGAGCTGCCGCCACACGCTGGTGATCCCTGATCTGTCATCGCCGGAGAACCGCGATCATTGGGCCTCGCTGGAGGAAGCGAAGCGGCGGCTGTTCTACTCGATCCAGAAATTTGGTCTCGGTGTCGGCGATCTCGTCAATGCCGGGGACACGGCGCTGCGTTTCGAATTCAAGGCCGACACGCTGGCGCCCGACGGCAAGACCAAGCGGGTGCTGACCGGCCACGAGCACGGCCTGATCACCATCAATGTCGCCGAGGCCGACGATCCCACCCGCGAGAAATACCGCAAGGCGATGGGCGAGCCCTACCGCACCCTGATCGGGCATTTCCGTCATGAGGTCGGGCACTATTACTGGGATCACCTGGTCTGGAACACCGACAAGCTGGAGCCCTACCGGGCGATCTTCGGCGACGAGCGCGAGGATTATGGCGAAGCGCTCAAGCGGCACTATGAAAACGGCGCACCTGCAGGATGGGAAGCGACCCATGTCAGCTCCTATGCCTGCGCCCATTCCTGGGAGGATTTCGCCGAGAGCTGGGCGCATTACTTCCACATCGTCGACGGCCTGGAAACGGCCGGCTGGTATGGGCTCGACGGCCATACACCGGATGCCGGCCTCAACCGGACGCCGGGCGGCTGGTCGGATGCCGGACCCTATGGCGCGGCCGAATTTCGTCCGCTGATGGATGCCTGGGTGCCGCTGACGGTGGCGATGAACGCGATGAACCGCTCCATCGGCCTGGGGGATTTCTATCCCTTCGTTCTCTCGGACACGATCTTTGCCAAGCTCGAATTCATCCACGGCCTGATCCACGACCGCGCCTGA